The Paraflavitalea devenefica genome contains a region encoding:
- a CDS encoding glycoside hydrolase family 28 protein — MKKHDPVSRRQWFERMAIPAVALAGASLTGIPAVAAPAHTNDKATPLAGTSIYDIRDFGAKGDGQTLNTTAIQAAIDDCHQKQGGTVLIPAGDFICGTIEMKSGVTLHVATNGRLLGSKRREDYTAGKGVPSGNGNIVFIYAANAENITVEGNGTIDGNGLSFYNGKGDNTGPGQRGVGGNFDRPHLLIFSQCTRFQVKDVLLTNSAYHCFRILKCKHVQLHNIRIYNRVNKNNDGFHFNDTQYVHISGCDVQCQDDACALFGSNQFVTITNCSFSTRWSIFRFGGGEAQNITVSNCLIYDTYGCPVKISSGRARIENLSFSNIIMRNVTGPIGIGFTGSSNNPNNNNPAADTVPSFVRNISFNNIRATVVEKPVNHPDIHFGVNVFNGELNSCITLNGVGKVFLENISLTDVHVIYAGGGTKEQAAKRQVPELSAEYFGVWGTEPFGPPAYGLYARNVKGLTLQNVRFTYEKADARPAVIFDNVQDAIVTGLSAQGSPETELLRLVNSKDILFTAIRVLTPAATLLQVEGAATENIKIDGGDISKAAKPLAVEKGANKKAVTIRS; from the coding sequence CCCGTTTCCCGCCGCCAATGGTTCGAACGTATGGCTATTCCTGCAGTGGCGCTTGCCGGTGCAAGTCTCACAGGTATTCCCGCTGTTGCAGCGCCTGCGCATACCAACGATAAAGCAACGCCATTGGCAGGCACAAGCATCTATGACATCCGCGACTTTGGCGCCAAAGGCGATGGACAGACTTTAAATACCACTGCTATCCAGGCTGCTATTGACGATTGCCACCAAAAACAGGGCGGCACTGTATTAATACCGGCAGGCGATTTTATTTGTGGCACCATAGAAATGAAATCAGGCGTTACCCTGCACGTAGCTACCAATGGCCGCTTACTGGGCAGTAAACGCCGCGAAGACTATACAGCCGGTAAGGGAGTGCCTTCCGGCAATGGTAATATTGTTTTTATCTACGCCGCCAATGCAGAGAACATTACGGTGGAAGGCAATGGTACCATAGATGGCAATGGGTTATCTTTTTATAATGGTAAAGGGGATAATACCGGACCGGGACAAAGAGGCGTTGGCGGTAACTTCGACCGGCCGCATCTTCTCATCTTTTCCCAATGCACCAGGTTCCAGGTAAAAGATGTATTGCTTACCAACAGTGCCTATCATTGTTTCCGCATCCTGAAATGCAAGCATGTGCAGTTGCACAACATCCGCATCTACAACCGTGTGAACAAAAACAACGATGGTTTCCATTTCAATGATACCCAGTATGTACACATCTCCGGCTGCGATGTACAATGCCAGGATGATGCCTGCGCTTTATTTGGCAGCAACCAGTTTGTTACCATCACCAACTGTAGTTTCAGTACCCGCTGGTCCATATTCCGTTTTGGCGGCGGTGAAGCACAGAACATCACCGTTTCCAATTGTCTCATCTATGATACCTATGGTTGTCCCGTCAAGATCAGCTCGGGCAGGGCAAGGATCGAGAACCTCAGCTTTTCCAACATCATCATGCGCAACGTGACAGGGCCTATTGGTATTGGATTTACCGGCAGCAGCAACAATCCGAACAACAACAATCCTGCTGCTGATACCGTTCCTTCTTTTGTGCGCAATATCTCCTTCAATAACATCCGTGCTACCGTAGTGGAAAAACCTGTTAACCATCCGGATATCCATTTCGGGGTCAATGTATTTAATGGAGAGCTTAATTCCTGTATTACACTCAATGGGGTAGGGAAGGTATTCCTGGAAAACATCAGTCTTACCGATGTGCATGTTATTTATGCAGGGGGCGGCACCAAAGAGCAGGCAGCAAAAAGACAAGTGCCTGAGTTGAGTGCTGAATACTTTGGCGTATGGGGTACAGAACCTTTTGGCCCACCGGCTTATGGACTCTATGCCCGCAATGTAAAGGGATTGACGCTGCAGAATGTACGCTTTACTTATGAAAAAGCAGACGCACGGCCGGCCGTCATTTTTGATAATGTTCAGGATGCGATTGTCACCGGCCTGAGCGCACAGGGCAGTCCTGAAACAGAATTGCTGCGACTGGTGAACTCAAAAGATATATTATTTACGGCCATCCGGGTGCTCACCCCGGCTGCCACCTTACTCCAGGTGGAAGGTGCTGCCACCGAAAACATTAAAATTGATGGCGGCGATATCAGCAAAGCGGCAAAACCACTGGCTGTTGAAAAAGGAGCCAACAAGAAGGCCGTGACTATACGATCCTGA
- a CDS encoding fibronectin type III domain-containing protein produces the protein MKTLNHWALAACLLYTGVAVGQQKEHRIIALANPRHDSIVIRWAPASQVAWQTGNKYGYFIDRFVVARDGKAVELTNQQPQRLRAAALRPLPEGEMELLAAKDDRVALVKDATWSKDFQLSSPEKNLGDYITQRGEADMRFGFVLLACDLSPVAANAAGLRFVDRTVKKGERYAYKISVAQQPKGAAIEPAVCVTSLQEPIKLSPPREFSVQFGDSLAVLQWLSNIDKGIYTAYMVERSLDGKKFTPVTDLPVIYSGDKADQSFSYFKDSLADNETTYYYRVKGLTPFGESGPYSTIAHGQGAPAYEKPFIDSIAAIDNKKIYLQWHLAALLKNKAQSIVITRAGKAAGPYKDVSPVLDRKTVSWTDEKPIADAYYRLKIKTVDGRTVYSLPQLGQVMDTEPPAMPAGVKGTIDSMGIVRLEWQPNKETDLQGYRIFRTNAAHEEFSEVTRRILKKNRFTDTIKMQTLSEKILYRVVAVDKTFNPSDYSDTCTLVRPDKIAPAAPLFTYGRMQDTVPGILLQWRNSRSDDVVKQALYRVNAKIGSANRERILLDSGNSLHEWLDTAVQAGSTYYYEIIAVDEAGNQSKDRSGDILYETGWRPAIKDVKAMANREKQQIQVEWKYGQQAAIYYVYRSVNDQPWLLFKKLAGTQKTVTDDEIKIGNRYAYKIKAAWKEGKTTMMSKPVTVDY, from the coding sequence ATGAAAACATTAAACCATTGGGCGTTAGCTGCCTGCCTGTTGTACACGGGCGTGGCTGTTGGCCAGCAAAAAGAGCACCGCATCATTGCATTGGCCAATCCCCGCCACGACTCCATTGTCATACGGTGGGCGCCTGCCAGCCAGGTGGCCTGGCAAACCGGCAACAAATACGGTTACTTCATTGATCGTTTTGTGGTGGCGCGTGATGGTAAAGCAGTGGAGCTAACCAATCAGCAACCGCAGCGGTTGCGTGCAGCGGCCCTCCGCCCATTGCCCGAAGGGGAAATGGAATTGCTGGCTGCCAAAGACGACCGGGTGGCCCTGGTAAAAGATGCTACCTGGAGCAAGGACTTCCAGCTTTCTTCTCCGGAAAAGAACTTAGGCGATTACATTACCCAGCGGGGCGAAGCAGATATGCGCTTTGGTTTTGTACTGCTGGCCTGCGACCTTTCACCGGTGGCAGCCAACGCAGCCGGTCTGCGTTTTGTAGACAGAACAGTAAAAAAAGGGGAACGGTATGCCTATAAAATATCCGTAGCGCAGCAACCGAAAGGAGCGGCTATAGAACCGGCCGTTTGTGTCACTTCCCTGCAGGAGCCCATTAAGCTTTCTCCACCGAGAGAGTTCTCTGTGCAGTTTGGCGATAGCCTGGCTGTGCTGCAATGGCTGTCCAATATTGATAAAGGTATCTACACAGCTTATATGGTAGAGCGGTCGCTGGACGGGAAAAAGTTTACACCTGTCACCGACCTGCCGGTGATCTATTCCGGCGACAAAGCAGATCAGTCATTCAGTTACTTCAAAGATTCACTGGCCGATAATGAAACCACTTATTACTATCGCGTGAAAGGCTTAACGCCTTTCGGGGAGTCAGGCCCTTATTCTACCATTGCCCACGGGCAGGGAGCGCCGGCTTATGAAAAGCCGTTCATTGATTCCATTGCAGCCATTGACAATAAAAAGATCTACCTGCAATGGCACCTTGCTGCTTTGTTAAAAAACAAAGCCCAGTCCATTGTGATCACAAGGGCCGGTAAAGCGGCAGGACCGTATAAAGACGTATCACCGGTGCTTGACCGCAAGACGGTTTCCTGGACCGATGAAAAGCCGATAGCAGATGCTTACTACCGGCTGAAGATCAAAACTGTTGATGGACGTACCGTTTACTCGCTGCCGCAACTGGGGCAGGTGATGGATACAGAACCGCCGGCGATGCCGGCAGGCGTAAAAGGAACCATCGACAGTATGGGCATTGTGCGCCTGGAATGGCAGCCCAACAAAGAAACCGACCTGCAGGGATACCGCATCTTCCGTACCAATGCAGCCCACGAAGAGTTTTCAGAAGTCACCAGGCGTATCCTGAAAAAGAACAGGTTTACAGATACCATTAAGATGCAAACACTGTCGGAGAAAATACTGTATCGTGTGGTGGCGGTAGATAAGACATTCAATCCATCAGACTATTCGGATACCTGCACGCTGGTGCGTCCCGACAAAATAGCGCCTGCGGCCCCGCTCTTTACCTATGGCCGCATGCAGGATACGGTCCCCGGTATCTTATTGCAATGGCGCAACAGCCGGAGCGACGATGTGGTAAAGCAGGCATTGTACCGGGTAAATGCAAAGATTGGTTCCGCCAACAGGGAAAGGATACTGCTGGACAGTGGCAACAGTCTGCATGAGTGGCTGGATACGGCTGTACAGGCCGGCAGCACCTATTACTATGAGATCATTGCGGTTGATGAAGCAGGTAATCAATCGAAAGACCGGAGCGGTGATATCCTGTATGAAACAGGCTGGCGTCCGGCCATTAAAGACGTGAAAGCAATGGCCAACCGGGAAAAGCAACAGATCCAGGTGGAATGGAAATACGGCCAGCAAGCAGCCATCTACTACGTGTACCGCTCCGTCAATGACCAGCCCTGGCTGCTGTTTAAAAAACTGGCAGGTACACAAAAAACAGTAACTGATGATGAAATAAAAATAGGCAACAGGTATGCTTACAAAATAAAAGCGGCATGGAAGGAAGGAAAAACAACCATGATGAGCAAGCCTGTTACCGTTGACTATTAA
- a CDS encoding fibronectin type III domain-containing protein has protein sequence MNLNHLIRRKINRLTAKWLAVVTICMAGMLAQLPAAAQTIHPVTASLQLVPPYSVYLADYAAPGNDKLRVILTLNDLSQASYTIRLRIKVELNGRTIMQTDPAWRPSGITLLPGMPQVIAGAQLQDYLVTNHLQFLDGFSKDNYERTKALPEGAYRICIMAYDYYRNDNVAVSNEGCNIFFFQKKEPPVLNTPLCNTRVDRKDPQFLTFNWSMRNTPSPFAGASGTGYRFELFEVRPAGSNPEYIVRSSKPVYTATTDGLMLVYGPGEPRLMDSMQYVWRVQAFDKDGRDAYQNNGYSPACVFTYGGVDPFMAANIGRPELFGESLGERSGKWWWHISNGKTVDGWNIQYRKQAATSNKNDAHEWNKQYVTDSLLHLFNLESENTYEAQVQPVIRGITGSWSETAVFKTLPKRVYECGKNDTAAFGLGQAGAGQPLNSAVAGMVIRVGDFDMQLLQVSGGNGRFTGYGAVATPLLGLRLNVKFADAVINDRLQLTQGEVIALSDGIDAWIKDRTQVGRDVDVIKGWTEKMPDFETASLPVLIDFARELLGISDDIWKDTYVFTEAERKDVQDALAEVKAAMKDLEDGNPDNDAAAEKKLRTTLKKARPLLEKLSNNIGKGVLVRLGLTRKKLYKAVVSNYIKEIKALSGNVFNRPATSDMAMHGPAYEEDHWMFMAGLPACIKALDKSRQEQLAGYLQQKISVDTEWDKYVETLQEKIAGKQADEQFFDKVEKDIDAAGKNKADLTVESWSQDNGNSWNETNERFCTYVLEEFDAAQQEMQLLNSLVVDFSTNLSELSKDEGEYILNYGAKVRLKKGLQYTDGKVKVDGKTYVPIHGAQEHDFKGFYEETILRGIEKTPGKDSYNIDTLNKRMAWLDQSYYEKISELSRVYAREFFNNAIRNQALNRSKALEIAAWLDKINESVYDQYLKLAWADRSEQEIGLYEMGFSLGSWQDFEAAIKEFILIVNNKNAALSAAAKQWYGATTLEYKDPIREKIIKKILWQFKDQDYLNLSITLRDSVLFILNAGNLHSWNLGDKIAMQLVIKVDSLQQKAWMELLTKGNRLRELFSHVDGDEFSEMILGLSTMVVKHFKRPANFLPEDAILKGRYLPFKEGLFTGYVLSKWIDANGYISLSTRPQISFDQKDAEGIKATEWVYIDFKSSFKLNDNLTFRKGGRQAMPALLAYALFNEEQNRRRWDAAKFTLDVALLFTGVGEINAAIQAGTKLERAIRITKAVADIGLGLGDIVVNDVLATKLNGTKEGKEFLDTWNTIQLYYGLGSVTTEIGLYARKLYKQGKLLKDMNNGMAFSDELKEELDDVMDGVKKETGVADDATTTTTTPAKVVPAWETYLRSLGYSMFEEIDGNVFFRDGMGRLGRVTDKTQPAQIDWFTQLSGGSWQVHQQNASAYLRFKYGNNVFQQLKVKIHHVNGSSVDCYLDDVVLTNNGSYIISDAKHSQQAQIVDGVSVPQYTKNQTDGYQWIIDGSAARIEVIGYKGGVVIPKGVDLLPALENKILILTNDSNGILTELSTFRTR, from the coding sequence ATGAACCTGAACCACCTTATCCGAAGAAAAATAAACCGGCTTACCGCTAAGTGGCTGGCCGTTGTTACCATCTGCATGGCAGGGATGTTGGCGCAGCTACCGGCTGCCGCTCAAACCATTCACCCTGTTACGGCTTCTTTGCAACTGGTGCCGCCCTACAGTGTGTACCTGGCCGATTATGCAGCACCGGGCAATGATAAGCTGCGGGTGATCCTGACGCTGAATGACCTGAGCCAGGCTTCCTATACCATCCGCCTGCGTATAAAGGTGGAGCTCAACGGCCGTACCATCATGCAAACGGACCCTGCCTGGCGTCCTTCGGGTATTACCCTCTTACCGGGCATGCCACAGGTGATAGCAGGTGCTCAGTTACAGGACTACCTTGTCACCAATCACTTACAATTCCTCGACGGGTTCAGCAAGGACAATTATGAACGTACCAAAGCCCTGCCCGAGGGGGCCTACCGGATATGTATCATGGCCTATGATTACTACCGGAATGACAATGTAGCCGTGAGTAATGAAGGATGTAACATCTTCTTCTTTCAGAAAAAAGAGCCGCCGGTACTCAACACGCCTTTGTGTAATACCCGGGTGGACAGGAAAGATCCGCAGTTCCTCACCTTCAACTGGAGCATGCGCAATACGCCTTCTCCCTTTGCAGGTGCCTCGGGTACAGGTTATCGCTTTGAACTTTTTGAAGTAAGGCCCGCGGGCAGTAATCCGGAATACATTGTGCGCAGCAGCAAGCCCGTTTATACAGCTACTACCGATGGATTGATGCTGGTATATGGTCCCGGCGAACCGCGCCTGATGGACAGCATGCAATATGTATGGCGGGTACAGGCTTTTGACAAAGACGGACGGGATGCGTACCAGAACAACGGGTATAGTCCGGCCTGTGTATTCACCTACGGAGGTGTGGACCCCTTCATGGCCGCCAATATAGGCCGGCCGGAACTGTTTGGTGAATCCTTGGGTGAGCGCAGTGGTAAATGGTGGTGGCATATCAGCAATGGCAAAACGGTGGATGGATGGAACATTCAATACCGTAAGCAGGCAGCCACTAGCAACAAGAACGATGCCCATGAATGGAACAAACAATACGTGACTGATTCGTTGTTACACTTGTTCAACCTGGAGTCGGAGAATACCTATGAAGCGCAGGTGCAGCCGGTCATACGGGGCATTACCGGCTCCTGGAGTGAAACCGCGGTATTTAAAACATTGCCCAAAAGAGTATATGAGTGCGGCAAAAATGATACGGCTGCCTTTGGATTGGGACAAGCCGGAGCTGGTCAGCCCCTGAACAGTGCAGTAGCAGGTATGGTGATCAGGGTAGGAGACTTTGACATGCAGCTGTTGCAGGTATCGGGCGGCAATGGCCGCTTCACCGGGTATGGTGCGGTAGCTACACCTTTGCTGGGCCTGCGCCTGAATGTAAAGTTTGCCGATGCGGTGATCAATGACCGTTTGCAGCTTACGCAGGGAGAAGTCATAGCACTGAGTGATGGCATTGACGCCTGGATAAAAGACCGCACACAGGTAGGCAGGGACGTGGATGTCATAAAAGGCTGGACAGAAAAGATGCCTGATTTTGAAACGGCATCACTGCCTGTGCTGATCGACTTTGCCCGTGAACTGCTGGGTATCAGCGACGATATCTGGAAAGATACCTATGTATTTACAGAAGCAGAACGTAAGGATGTACAGGATGCCCTGGCAGAAGTGAAGGCAGCCATGAAGGACCTGGAAGATGGCAACCCGGACAATGATGCCGCTGCAGAAAAGAAGCTGCGCACCACCCTCAAAAAAGCCAGACCCCTGCTGGAAAAGCTGAGCAATAACATTGGCAAAGGGGTATTGGTAAGATTGGGACTGACAAGGAAGAAACTCTACAAAGCTGTTGTATCTAATTATATCAAAGAGATAAAGGCCCTTTCAGGCAATGTGTTCAATAGACCGGCAACCAGTGATATGGCCATGCATGGACCTGCCTACGAGGAAGATCACTGGATGTTCATGGCCGGATTGCCTGCCTGTATCAAAGCGCTGGATAAATCCCGGCAGGAACAACTGGCTGGTTACTTACAGCAAAAAATAAGTGTTGATACTGAATGGGACAAGTATGTGGAAACACTGCAGGAGAAAATAGCCGGCAAGCAGGCGGATGAACAATTTTTTGATAAAGTAGAAAAGGATATAGACGCAGCCGGAAAAAACAAAGCTGATCTTACGGTGGAAAGCTGGAGCCAGGACAATGGCAATAGCTGGAACGAAACCAATGAGCGTTTCTGTACCTATGTGCTGGAAGAGTTTGACGCGGCCCAACAGGAAATGCAATTGCTGAACAGTTTGGTGGTTGACTTTTCGACAAACCTAAGTGAGCTCAGTAAAGACGAAGGGGAATATATACTTAATTATGGTGCGAAGGTCCGTCTCAAAAAAGGATTGCAATATACCGATGGAAAGGTGAAGGTAGACGGCAAAACCTATGTACCTATACATGGCGCCCAGGAGCATGATTTCAAAGGATTTTATGAGGAGACAATACTGAGGGGCATTGAGAAAACGCCGGGTAAGGACTCTTATAACATTGATACCCTGAATAAACGGATGGCATGGCTCGATCAAAGCTATTATGAAAAAATAAGTGAGCTGAGCCGCGTTTATGCAAGAGAGTTCTTTAATAATGCCATACGCAACCAGGCGCTCAACCGGTCAAAAGCACTGGAAATAGCCGCCTGGCTGGACAAGATCAATGAAAGTGTATATGATCAGTACCTCAAGCTGGCATGGGCAGATCGCAGCGAACAGGAAATAGGCTTATACGAAATGGGCTTTAGCCTGGGAAGCTGGCAGGATTTTGAGGCAGCTATTAAAGAGTTCATTCTTATCGTTAATAATAAGAACGCGGCCTTATCTGCTGCGGCCAAACAATGGTATGGTGCTACCACGTTGGAGTATAAAGACCCGATCAGGGAAAAGATCATCAAAAAGATCTTATGGCAGTTTAAAGACCAGGATTACTTAAACCTCTCCATTACACTGCGCGACAGTGTGCTGTTTATACTGAATGCAGGCAACCTGCATAGCTGGAACCTGGGTGATAAGATTGCTATGCAACTGGTCATCAAAGTAGATTCGCTGCAACAGAAAGCCTGGATGGAATTGCTGACGAAAGGCAACCGGTTACGCGAATTATTTAGCCATGTTGATGGCGATGAATTCAGTGAGATGATCCTGGGCCTCAGCACCATGGTCGTTAAGCACTTTAAGCGGCCAGCCAACTTCCTGCCGGAGGATGCTATCCTCAAAGGCAGGTACCTGCCTTTCAAAGAAGGATTGTTCACCGGCTATGTGCTAAGTAAATGGATTGATGCCAATGGCTACATCAGTTTAAGCACCCGCCCTCAAATATCGTTCGATCAGAAAGACGCTGAAGGCATTAAGGCGACAGAATGGGTGTACATCGATTTCAAAAGTTCGTTTAAACTGAATGACAACCTTACTTTCCGTAAGGGTGGCAGGCAGGCTATGCCGGCCCTGTTGGCCTATGCGCTCTTTAATGAAGAACAAAACAGGCGCCGCTGGGATGCCGCTAAGTTCACCCTCGACGTAGCGTTGCTGTTTACCGGTGTAGGGGAGATCAATGCGGCTATACAAGCGGGTACCAAGCTGGAAAGGGCTATCCGGATCACCAAAGCGGTAGCTGACATAGGACTTGGTCTCGGTGATATTGTAGTGAATGACGTACTGGCTACCAAACTGAACGGGACGAAGGAAGGCAAGGAGTTTTTGGATACCTGGAATACCATCCAGTTGTATTATGGATTGGGCAGTGTAACCACTGAAATAGGATTGTATGCCAGGAAGCTGTACAAGCAGGGCAAGCTGTTGAAGGATATGAATAACGGTATGGCGTTTAGTGATGAGCTGAAGGAGGAACTGGATGATGTAATGGATGGTGTGAAAAAGGAAACCGGCGTGGCAGATGATGCAACAACCACCACAACGACACCGGCGAAAGTGGTGCCGGCCTGGGAAACTTACCTGAGGAGTCTCGGTTATTCAATGTTTGAAGAAATTGACGGAAATGTTTTCTTCCGGGATGGCATGGGCCGCCTGGGAAGAGTAACCGATAAAACCCAGCCAGCCCAAATTGACTGGTTTACACAACTGTCTGGCGGCAGCTGGCAGGTACACCAGCAAAATGCCTCGGCTTATCTCCGGTTCAAATATGGCAATAACGTATTTCAGCAACTGAAAGTAAAAATTCACCATGTGAACGGTAGTTCCGTAGATTGCTACCTGGATGATGTGGTATTGACCAATAATGGCAGCTACATTATTTCAGATGCCAAGCATAGCCAGCAGGCACAAATTGTAGATGGCGTATCGGTTCCACAATACACGAAGAATCAAACGGACGGCTATCAGTGGATCATTGACGGAAGTGCCGCCAGGATAGAAGTGATTGGCTATAAGGGCGGGGTAGTAATTCCTAAAGGTGTGGATCTGTTGCCTGCTCTTGAGAATAAAATCCTAATATTGACCAACGATTCAAATGGTATTTTGACCGAACTTTCGACCTTTAGAACAAGATGA